A portion of the Luteolibacter rhizosphaerae genome contains these proteins:
- a CDS encoding M23 family metallopeptidase yields MLRSLFLAAALLSSARAVELQLPTENHHLFSGEPEKFYMYVDRTFEGATTKPWEGGSFGFVRTPIRVGGEVVLTKFHEGVDISPIKRDKAGNPLDLVNAVSDGMVVHTSDVAGRSNYGKYVVVEHKFDEDAFYSVYAHLSVVKVKPGDVVKTGSLIGQMGYTGAGLNRTRAHLHLEMCLLMSNHFAGWHTAFSGGTNFHGNFNGMNLAGMDVASLFLEHKKNPALRVQDFVLAQPPYFKVTVPRKGAWDFASRHRWLAKGDLAAPTPSWEISFSATGLTVGIAASQREVVEPMVTAVRDSKVSHRHLTRGLIDGQGNAATLTRSGKQLVALLMDDFPMPVPAPEPAAKE; encoded by the coding sequence ATGCTCCGCTCGCTCTTTCTCGCCGCAGCCCTCCTTTCGTCCGCCCGTGCCGTGGAGCTCCAGCTCCCCACGGAGAATCACCACCTCTTCTCCGGCGAGCCCGAGAAGTTCTACATGTATGTGGACCGCACCTTCGAGGGTGCGACCACCAAGCCATGGGAGGGCGGCAGCTTCGGCTTCGTCCGCACGCCGATCCGCGTCGGCGGCGAGGTCGTCCTGACCAAGTTCCACGAGGGCGTGGACATCTCACCGATCAAGCGTGACAAGGCCGGCAACCCGCTGGACCTAGTGAATGCCGTGAGCGACGGTATGGTCGTCCACACCAGCGATGTCGCGGGCCGCTCGAACTACGGCAAATACGTCGTGGTGGAGCACAAGTTCGACGAGGACGCCTTCTACAGCGTCTACGCCCACCTCTCGGTGGTGAAGGTCAAGCCCGGTGATGTCGTGAAGACCGGCTCCCTGATCGGCCAGATGGGCTACACCGGTGCGGGGCTGAACCGCACCCGCGCCCACCTGCATCTGGAGATGTGTTTGCTCATGAGCAACCACTTCGCCGGCTGGCACACCGCCTTCTCCGGCGGCACGAATTTCCACGGCAACTTCAACGGCATGAACCTCGCCGGCATGGACGTGGCCTCGCTCTTCCTGGAGCACAAGAAGAACCCCGCCCTGCGCGTGCAGGACTTCGTGCTGGCCCAGCCGCCCTACTTCAAGGTCACCGTGCCGCGCAAGGGCGCTTGGGACTTCGCCAGCCGCCACCGTTGGCTCGCGAAGGGCGATCTGGCCGCGCCCACCCCGTCGTGGGAGATCTCTTTCAGCGCCACCGGCCTCACCGTCGGCATCGCCGCCAGCCAGCGCGAGGTCGTCGAGCCGATGGTTACCGCGGTGCGCGATTCGAAGGTCAGCCACCGCCACCTGACCCGCGGCTTGATCGATGGCCAAGGCAATGCCGCGACCCTCACCCGCTCGGGCAAGCAACTCGTCGCGCTGCTGATGGACGACTTCCCGATGCCGGTCCCGGCCCCGGAGCCTGCGGCCAAGGAATAG
- a CDS encoding RidA family protein produces the protein MDSILARIESLGLALPEVPVPVAAYVNCVRTGNLLFLSGGLPIEGDKKIIGKVPGDVSIEEAQEGARMIVLNRLAVVKQEIGSLDKVVRIVTLNGFVNSAPDFYGHPQVVNGASELLIEIFGEKGKHSRTALGAAALPLNVAVEINMIVEVE, from the coding sequence ATGGACAGCATCCTTGCCCGCATCGAATCCCTCGGCCTCGCTCTTCCTGAAGTTCCGGTGCCTGTCGCCGCCTATGTGAACTGCGTGCGCACGGGCAATCTCCTGTTCCTCTCGGGCGGCCTGCCGATCGAGGGTGACAAGAAGATCATCGGCAAGGTGCCCGGCGATGTCTCGATCGAGGAAGCCCAGGAAGGAGCCCGCATGATCGTGCTGAACCGCCTCGCCGTGGTGAAGCAAGAGATCGGCTCGCTCGACAAGGTGGTCCGCATCGTGACCCTCAACGGCTTCGTGAACTCGGCCCCGGACTTCTATGGCCACCCGCAGGTGGTGAACGGTGCCAGCGAACTGCTGATCGAGATCTTCGGCGAGAAGGGCAAGCACTCACGCACCGCCCTCGGCGCCGCGGCCCTGCCCCTGAATGTCGCCGTCGAGATCAACATGATCGTCGAAGTGGAGTAA
- a CDS encoding TatD family hydrolase, with the protein MFFDSHNHLQRFSDPARIIAEMQEAGIEGCVVNGTTEEDWEAVGRLAGDHPDFVRPAFGLHPWYIAKRSDRWLERLQEFLDRFPGASIGEIGFDGWIDGPSLEEQRKVFLPQLALARERQLPVTIHALKAWDPLFSAFKEETPPEKFLLHSFGGSVELVERLAPMGAWFSFSGYFLQPRKAKVLESYKAVPLDRLLLETDAPEMMPPEDFVSHPLAGMNHPANLARIGEGLGAALGIGSARLAELTRANHASFFS; encoded by the coding sequence ATGTTCTTCGATTCCCACAATCACCTCCAGCGCTTCAGCGATCCCGCCCGGATCATCGCGGAGATGCAGGAGGCGGGAATCGAAGGCTGCGTGGTGAACGGCACCACGGAGGAGGATTGGGAGGCCGTTGGCCGCTTGGCCGGGGATCATCCGGATTTCGTCCGCCCCGCCTTCGGTCTTCACCCGTGGTACATCGCGAAGCGCTCCGACCGCTGGTTGGAGCGCCTGCAAGAGTTCTTGGACCGCTTTCCCGGAGCATCCATCGGGGAGATCGGTTTTGATGGGTGGATCGATGGCCCTTCCCTCGAGGAACAGCGCAAGGTCTTCCTGCCACAACTGGCTCTCGCCCGGGAGCGGCAGTTGCCGGTGACCATTCATGCCCTGAAAGCCTGGGATCCGCTCTTCTCCGCGTTTAAGGAAGAGACCCCGCCGGAGAAATTCCTGCTGCACTCCTTCGGTGGCTCGGTCGAGTTGGTCGAGCGCTTGGCCCCCATGGGCGCGTGGTTCTCTTTCTCCGGTTACTTCCTGCAGCCGCGGAAAGCCAAGGTGCTGGAGAGCTACAAGGCCGTTCCCCTTGATCGCCTGCTGCTGGAAACGGACGCCCCGGAGATGATGCCACCGGAGGACTTCGTCTCACATCCCTTGGCAGGCATGAATCATCCTGCGAATCTGGCACGGATCGGCGAAGGTCTGGGCGCAGCCTTGGGAATCGGGAGCGCCCGGCTCGCCGAGCTCACCCGCGCAAATCACGCCAGCTTCTTCAGTTGA
- a CDS encoding DUF1553 domain-containing protein: MTFNPGHLRAVLGALACCLVTTSCEKQVVARTADQTIPAKAPAEVAKPAGPALPETISFNEHVQPVLSEYCYHCHGPDSGTREPKSAPLRLDIEQDAFAVREDGKPVIMKGKPAESRLVQLIHEKDPEKIMPPPASHKTLDAGKIALLEKWIEQGAPYEAHWSFIPPTRSELPEAGKDWAENPIDRFIAAKLGDAGLKPNPAEDPARFYRRMHLDLTGLPPSPADVAAFEQAAALDPDKAVGEAADKLLAGTESAEHFARHWLDAARYADTHGIHIDNYRAIWPYRDWVVRAFKANMPWDQFTLEQMAGDMLPDRTLDQQVATGFNRCLATTGEGGAISEEYDAIYAKDRVETVSAVWLGLTTGCAACHDHKFDPVSTKEFYSLTAFFRNTPMSALDGNNAEHPPNIFVPLPEDRERWVGVANELNEANGQLAARKEGARADFDAWLAKATIEPTREIDSTLVLHLPLTETAGPIRGLVDGQPREWPANVSRVSAPLGMAPVVSEGPIDLGDLGNFSRGDRVSYGGFIRIEGKPTGAVVARMNPAQSFRGWDLYLQGGRPAAHVIDSWDKSANKIIAPDELESGKWHHVMVTFDGTISGHQASAIYVDGQRANVGPYPNTVGGTIETNVQLRLGARDGGDSKLNGHVALQDFRFYRRLLSPQEIALLAQSSLLQSIVATPVEQRTKEQVESLYQYYLTNVDAPAREIQAKLDKLKSEQSMLRERGSVSLVMEEKKEEPFAHVLTRGVYSDKGEKVPAITPAVLPPMAADAPKNRLGLARWLNDPANPLPARVTMNRTWYYFFGTGIVETNDDFGIMGARPSHPKLLDWLAIEFIESKWNYRHMLKLIVTSAAYRQSGHVSPEKLEKDPANRLISRGPRYRMDAELVRDMALSAADLLSNKIGGPPAKPYQPEGIWEAVAMPQSNTRNYRQDSGEGLYRRSLYTFWKRTAPHPAMEILNAPSREVFCVRRDRTNTPLQAFVTLNDPQFVEASRRLAEHAMEATPDPSARIDFITERLLSRKLKDEERKLALETYDAALAAYRADGKEAQAMISNGETKADAKLNVPELAAWTLVASQILNLDETLNK, from the coding sequence ATGACCTTCAATCCCGGCCACCTGCGCGCGGTCCTCGGGGCCCTTGCCTGCTGCCTCGTCACTACTTCCTGTGAGAAGCAAGTGGTCGCCCGCACTGCCGACCAAACGATCCCGGCCAAGGCCCCCGCCGAGGTGGCGAAGCCGGCGGGACCCGCCCTCCCTGAAACCATTTCCTTCAACGAGCACGTGCAGCCGGTGCTCTCCGAATACTGCTACCACTGCCACGGTCCGGATAGCGGTACCCGCGAACCGAAGTCCGCCCCGCTCCGCCTGGACATCGAGCAGGACGCCTTCGCGGTCCGTGAGGACGGCAAGCCCGTGATCATGAAGGGCAAGCCGGCGGAATCGCGTCTGGTCCAGCTCATCCATGAGAAGGATCCGGAAAAGATCATGCCGCCCCCGGCGTCCCACAAGACGCTTGATGCCGGGAAGATCGCTCTGCTGGAAAAGTGGATCGAGCAGGGTGCCCCCTACGAGGCTCACTGGTCATTCATCCCGCCCACGCGCTCCGAACTGCCGGAGGCGGGCAAGGATTGGGCCGAGAACCCGATCGACCGTTTCATCGCCGCCAAACTCGGGGATGCGGGCCTGAAGCCGAACCCGGCGGAAGACCCCGCGCGCTTCTACCGGCGCATGCACCTCGACCTGACCGGCCTGCCGCCCTCTCCGGCGGACGTGGCCGCCTTCGAGCAAGCAGCCGCGCTCGATCCGGACAAGGCCGTGGGCGAGGCCGCGGACAAGCTCCTGGCCGGAACCGAAAGCGCGGAGCACTTCGCCCGTCACTGGCTGGATGCTGCCCGCTATGCGGACACGCACGGCATCCACATCGACAACTACCGGGCGATCTGGCCTTACCGCGATTGGGTCGTGCGCGCCTTCAAGGCGAACATGCCATGGGATCAATTCACGCTCGAGCAGATGGCGGGCGACATGCTGCCGGACCGCACGCTCGACCAGCAGGTGGCCACCGGCTTCAACCGCTGCCTGGCCACCACCGGTGAAGGTGGCGCGATCTCCGAGGAATATGATGCGATCTACGCGAAGGATCGGGTGGAAACCGTGTCCGCGGTCTGGCTGGGCCTGACGACCGGCTGTGCGGCCTGCCACGATCACAAATTCGATCCCGTTTCGACCAAGGAGTTCTACTCGCTCACGGCCTTCTTCCGGAACACGCCGATGTCCGCACTGGATGGCAACAACGCGGAGCACCCGCCGAATATCTTCGTGCCGCTGCCGGAGGATCGCGAGCGCTGGGTCGGCGTGGCGAACGAGCTGAATGAGGCGAACGGACAGCTCGCGGCACGCAAAGAGGGTGCTCGCGCGGACTTCGACGCGTGGCTGGCCAAGGCCACCATCGAACCGACGCGTGAGATTGATTCGACGCTCGTCTTGCATCTGCCACTGACCGAAACCGCCGGCCCGATCCGGGGGCTGGTTGACGGGCAGCCACGCGAATGGCCGGCGAATGTGTCCCGCGTCAGCGCCCCGCTCGGCATGGCCCCGGTCGTCAGCGAAGGCCCGATCGACTTGGGAGACCTCGGCAATTTCTCGCGCGGCGACCGCGTGAGCTACGGCGGCTTCATCCGCATCGAGGGCAAGCCGACCGGTGCGGTGGTGGCCCGGATGAATCCGGCCCAGTCCTTCCGCGGCTGGGACCTCTACCTTCAAGGCGGCAGGCCTGCGGCCCACGTGATCGACTCCTGGGACAAGTCCGCGAACAAGATCATCGCACCCGATGAACTGGAATCCGGCAAGTGGCACCATGTGATGGTCACCTTTGACGGCACGATCTCCGGTCACCAGGCCAGTGCGATCTATGTCGATGGCCAGCGCGCGAACGTCGGCCCCTATCCGAACACCGTCGGCGGCACCATCGAGACGAACGTGCAGCTCCGCCTCGGCGCCCGCGATGGCGGTGACTCGAAGCTGAACGGTCATGTGGCCCTCCAGGATTTCCGTTTCTACCGCCGCCTGCTCTCCCCACAGGAGATCGCACTGCTGGCCCAGAGCAGCCTTCTCCAGAGCATCGTCGCAACGCCGGTCGAGCAGCGAACGAAAGAGCAGGTGGAATCGCTCTACCAATACTATCTCACGAACGTGGATGCCCCGGCCCGCGAGATCCAGGCGAAGCTGGACAAGCTCAAGTCCGAGCAAAGCATGCTGCGCGAGCGGGGTTCCGTCTCGCTGGTGATGGAGGAGAAGAAGGAGGAACCCTTCGCCCATGTGCTGACCCGCGGGGTCTACTCGGACAAGGGCGAGAAGGTCCCGGCGATCACTCCCGCCGTGCTGCCGCCGATGGCGGCGGATGCGCCGAAAAACCGTCTCGGACTCGCCCGCTGGCTGAACGACCCGGCCAATCCCCTGCCCGCCCGCGTGACGATGAACCGCACCTGGTACTACTTCTTCGGCACCGGGATCGTGGAGACGAACGACGACTTCGGCATCATGGGCGCGCGGCCCAGCCATCCCAAGCTGCTCGATTGGCTGGCCATCGAGTTCATCGAGTCCAAGTGGAACTACCGCCACATGCTGAAGCTGATCGTGACCTCCGCCGCCTACCGGCAGTCGGGGCATGTCTCGCCGGAGAAGCTGGAGAAAGATCCCGCGAACCGCCTGATCTCCCGCGGCCCGCGCTACCGCATGGATGCGGAGCTCGTGCGCGACATGGCGCTCTCCGCCGCCGACCTGCTCTCTAACAAGATCGGCGGACCGCCCGCGAAGCCCTACCAGCCCGAGGGCATTTGGGAAGCCGTGGCGATGCCGCAATCGAACACCCGCAACTACCGACAGGATTCCGGCGAAGGACTCTACCGCCGCTCGCTCTACACCTTCTGGAAACGCACCGCCCCACACCCGGCGATGGAGATCCTGAACGCGCCCTCGCGCGAAGTCTTCTGCGTGCGCCGGGATCGCACCAACACCCCGTTGCAGGCCTTCGTGACGCTCAACGATCCGCAGTTCGTGGAAGCCTCCCGCCGCCTGGCGGAACACGCGATGGAAGCAACCCCGGATCCCAGCGCCCGCATCGACTTCATCACCGAGCGCCTGCTCTCGCGAAAGCTCAAGGATGAGGAGCGCAAGCTCGCGCTCGAAACCTACGATGCCGCCCTCGCCGCCTACCGCGCCGATGGCAAGGAAGCGCAGGCCATGATCTCGAACGGCGAAACCAAGGCGGACGCCAAGCTGAACGTGCCGGAACTCGCGGCATGGACCCTGGTCGCAAGCCAGATTCTCAATCTCGACGAAACGCTGAACAAGTAA
- a CDS encoding DUF1501 domain-containing protein yields the protein MNNIHDYNSAITRRQFFRKNGTGLGVAALSSLLGGRALSSPSPSALEAALPHIAPKAKRAIYISLIGAPSQLDLFDYKPELQKRFKEDLKDWLAKEGQRLTGMTSGQAAFPLAPTIFKFAQHGQGGAWISELLPWTAKMADDLCIIKSMHTEAINHEPANQLVYTGAMQSGKASLGSWLSYGLGSMNEDLPTFVVLHATHTSPYANVQAISSRLWGAGYLPGKYAGVALRSKGDPVLYLQDAPGISRDLRRKMLDGLNAMNQRSYEAVGDPEIQTRIQQYEMAFRMQSSVPELADMSSEPEHVYELYGKDSRTRGTFASSALMARRLLERGTRFVQIFHRGWDQHGDLPRDLRSQCLDVDQGCYGLIQDLKQRGMLEDTLVIWGGEFGRTIYCQGGLSETNYGRDHHPRCFSLWMAGGGIKGGQVYGETDEMSYNIVQNPVHIRDLHATILHQLGLSHEKLSFKFQGLDQRLTGVEPAKVVKDLLG from the coding sequence ATGAACAACATCCACGACTACAACTCGGCGATCACGAGACGGCAGTTCTTCCGCAAGAACGGCACCGGCCTGGGCGTCGCCGCTCTCTCCTCCCTGCTCGGCGGGCGCGCGCTCTCGTCCCCTTCTCCGTCCGCCTTGGAGGCCGCGCTGCCTCACATCGCGCCGAAGGCGAAGCGCGCGATCTACATCTCGCTCATCGGTGCGCCCTCGCAGCTCGATCTCTTCGACTACAAGCCGGAGCTCCAAAAGCGCTTCAAGGAAGACCTGAAGGACTGGCTCGCGAAAGAAGGCCAGCGCCTCACCGGCATGACCTCCGGCCAAGCCGCCTTCCCGCTCGCCCCCACGATCTTCAAGTTCGCCCAGCACGGCCAAGGCGGCGCTTGGATCAGCGAGCTGCTGCCCTGGACCGCGAAGATGGCGGACGACCTCTGCATCATCAAATCGATGCACACCGAGGCCATCAACCACGAGCCCGCCAACCAGCTTGTCTACACCGGCGCCATGCAGTCCGGAAAGGCCTCGCTCGGCTCTTGGCTCTCCTACGGCCTCGGCAGCATGAACGAGGATCTGCCGACCTTCGTGGTGCTGCACGCCACCCACACCTCCCCCTACGCGAACGTCCAAGCCATCTCCTCCCGCCTCTGGGGCGCGGGCTACTTGCCCGGCAAATATGCGGGCGTCGCCCTGCGTTCAAAGGGCGATCCCGTGCTCTACCTGCAGGACGCCCCCGGCATCTCGCGCGATCTGCGCCGCAAGATGCTCGACGGGCTAAACGCGATGAACCAGCGCTCCTACGAGGCGGTGGGCGATCCCGAGATCCAGACCCGCATCCAGCAGTACGAGATGGCCTTCCGCATGCAGAGCTCGGTCCCGGAACTCGCGGACATGTCGAGCGAGCCGGAGCATGTCTACGAACTCTATGGCAAGGACAGCCGCACCCGCGGCACCTTCGCCAGCTCCGCACTGATGGCGCGCCGCCTGTTAGAGCGCGGCACCCGCTTCGTGCAGATCTTCCACCGCGGCTGGGACCAGCACGGCGACCTGCCGCGCGATCTCCGCTCGCAATGCCTCGATGTCGATCAGGGCTGCTACGGCCTGATCCAGGACCTCAAGCAGCGCGGCATGCTGGAGGACACGCTCGTCATCTGGGGCGGCGAGTTCGGCCGCACCATCTACTGCCAGGGCGGACTCAGCGAAACCAACTACGGCCGCGATCACCACCCGCGCTGCTTCTCGCTATGGATGGCCGGCGGCGGCATCAAGGGCGGCCAAGTCTACGGTGAAACGGACGAAATGAGCTACAACATCGTCCAGAACCCCGTGCACATCCGCGACCTCCACGCGACGATTCTTCACCAACTCGGCCTGAGCCACGAGAAGCTGAGCTTCAAGTTCCAAGGCCTCGACCAACGCCTCACCGGCGTCGAGCCAGCGAAGGTGGTGAAGGATCTTCTGGGGTGA
- a CDS encoding ABC transporter permease, protein MNRQAAIGVTVFVSIVFAIFFIYPAFSVIGEAFRTPDGKFTFDFIGDVFRNPVYREGLWNALALGVASTLATFLIAFPLSLLAHRYDFRGRGVLGVLILIPLVLPPFVGAIGIKHMLGVEGSFNALLIDLGLMRAKAPVDWLARGRFWGIVAMNALHLYPILYMNISAALSNLDPAMEQAAENLGCPPARRLWRVTLPLAMPGIFAGSAIVFVWAFTELGVPLVFDYTRVAPVQVFDGIKDLTGNPAPYALVAIILVISAVVFGITKALFGRQTSGSQPRPKGRGGEVKLTGLRGLGCAMIFAFVFVLAALPHAGVVMLSLSEDWYKTVTPVVMSFKHYIDALGDPVVVPSITNSLIYASGATLVDLVLGIAIAWVIVRSKIKGRALLDALVMLPLAVPGLVLAFGYLALSEPGRPLNFLVGKDGNPAALLIVAYAVRRLPYVVRSAVAGLQQSNPALEEAARSLGAGWFRTLRRVSLPLIGANLAAGCILAFAFAMLEVSDSLILAKQTEHFPITKAIYTLLSSLGNGHELAAALGVWAMVFLAISITGAAALAGKRGGLFRV, encoded by the coding sequence ATGAACCGCCAGGCAGCCATCGGGGTGACGGTCTTCGTTTCGATCGTCTTCGCCATCTTCTTCATCTACCCGGCCTTCTCGGTGATCGGGGAAGCCTTCCGCACGCCGGATGGGAAGTTCACCTTCGATTTCATCGGGGATGTGTTCCGGAATCCGGTGTATCGCGAGGGGCTGTGGAATGCCCTCGCGCTGGGCGTGGCGAGCACGCTCGCGACCTTCCTGATCGCGTTCCCGCTTTCGCTGCTGGCGCACCGCTATGACTTCAGAGGTCGCGGCGTGCTGGGAGTATTGATCCTGATCCCGCTGGTGCTGCCGCCCTTCGTGGGGGCGATCGGGATCAAGCACATGCTGGGCGTGGAGGGATCCTTCAATGCGCTGCTGATCGATCTGGGCCTGATGCGGGCGAAGGCACCGGTGGACTGGCTGGCGCGGGGACGCTTCTGGGGAATCGTGGCGATGAACGCGCTGCACCTCTACCCGATCCTCTACATGAACATCAGCGCGGCGCTGTCAAACCTGGACCCCGCGATGGAGCAGGCGGCGGAGAATCTGGGCTGCCCGCCGGCGCGGCGGCTGTGGCGCGTGACCCTGCCGCTAGCGATGCCGGGAATCTTTGCGGGCTCAGCGATCGTGTTCGTGTGGGCCTTCACGGAGCTTGGCGTGCCGCTGGTCTTCGACTACACGCGGGTGGCACCGGTGCAGGTCTTCGACGGGATCAAGGATCTGACGGGGAACCCCGCACCCTATGCGCTGGTGGCGATCATCCTGGTGATTTCCGCGGTGGTCTTCGGGATCACGAAGGCGCTCTTCGGTCGACAGACATCCGGTTCGCAACCGCGGCCGAAGGGGCGTGGGGGTGAGGTGAAGCTGACGGGCCTGCGCGGGCTGGGCTGCGCGATGATCTTCGCCTTTGTCTTCGTGCTCGCGGCGCTGCCGCATGCGGGGGTGGTGATGCTGTCGCTCTCCGAGGATTGGTACAAGACGGTCACGCCGGTGGTGATGAGCTTCAAGCACTACATCGACGCGCTGGGCGATCCGGTGGTGGTGCCTTCGATCACGAACAGCCTGATCTATGCCTCCGGAGCGACGCTGGTGGATCTGGTGCTAGGGATCGCGATCGCCTGGGTGATCGTGCGCAGCAAGATCAAGGGCCGGGCTTTGCTGGATGCACTGGTGATGCTGCCGCTGGCGGTGCCGGGGCTGGTGCTGGCCTTCGGCTATCTGGCACTGTCCGAGCCGGGCCGGCCGCTGAATTTCCTGGTGGGCAAGGACGGCAACCCGGCGGCGCTGCTGATCGTGGCATATGCGGTGCGGCGCCTGCCCTACGTGGTGCGCTCCGCGGTGGCGGGCCTGCAGCAGAGCAATCCGGCGCTGGAGGAGGCGGCGCGTTCGCTGGGGGCCGGGTGGTTCCGGACGCTGCGGCGGGTGTCGTTGCCGCTGATCGGGGCGAACCTGGCGGCGGGCTGCATCCTCGCCTTCGCCTTCGCGATGCTGGAGGTGAGCGACAGCCTGATCCTGGCGAAGCAGACCGAGCATTTCCCGATCACGAAGGCGATCTACACGCTGCTGTCCTCGCTGGGGAACGGGCACGAGCTGGCGGCGGCGCTGGGCGTGTGGGCGATGGTTTTCCTGGCGATTTCGATCACCGGGGCGGCGGCCCTTGCGGGCAAGCGCGGCGGGCTGTTCCGGGTCTGA